In Geminicoccaceae bacterium, a single window of DNA contains:
- the ilvD gene encoding dihydroxy-acid dehydratase codes for MASVTVFDKSRLPSRYSTVGPDRAPHRSYYYAMGLSKDDIDRPFVGVVTTWNEAAPCNIALARQAQVVKHGVARAGGTPREFTTITVTDGIAMGHQGMKSSLISREIIADSTELTVRGHAYDALVGLAGCDKSLPGLMMAMVRLNVPAVFMYGGSILPGRFKGRDVTVQDVFEAVGQHAVGNMSDEDLEELERVACPSAGSCGGQFTANTMACVSEAIGLALPYSAGTPAPLEARDKWAEQSGEAVMELLSRNIRPRDIVTRKSLENAARVVACSGGSTNGALHLPAIAHEAGIDFDLHEVARIFRETPYIADLKPAGQYVMKDLAEAGGVPLIMKALFDGGLLHGDCITVTGKTIAENLESVKWDPEQKVVRPVSNPITTWGGVVGLRGTLAPEGAMVKVAGLKSLQFSGPARVFECEEDAMEAVQAGKYEDGEVLVIRNEGPKGGPGMREMLGVTSAIYGQGKGDKVALITDGRFSGATRGFCIGHVGPEAAVAGPIGLLRNGDIIEIDAAAGTIDVKLSESELAERAKAWKPRETGYPSGTLWKYAQTVGSAEKGAVTHPGGAVETRTYADI; via the coding sequence CAGCCGTTACAGTACGGTCGGTCCCGACAGGGCACCGCATCGGTCCTACTACTATGCCATGGGCCTTTCCAAGGACGATATCGACCGGCCGTTCGTCGGTGTGGTGACGACCTGGAACGAAGCCGCCCCCTGCAATATCGCCCTTGCCCGTCAGGCCCAGGTGGTCAAGCACGGTGTCGCGCGCGCTGGAGGCACTCCCCGCGAATTCACGACGATCACCGTGACCGATGGCATTGCCATGGGCCACCAGGGCATGAAGAGCTCGCTCATCAGCCGCGAAATCATTGCAGACTCCACCGAGCTTACCGTCCGCGGCCATGCCTACGATGCGCTCGTCGGTCTCGCCGGCTGCGACAAGTCCCTGCCGGGCCTGATGATGGCGATGGTACGGCTCAACGTACCCGCGGTATTCATGTATGGCGGGTCGATCCTGCCGGGCCGGTTCAAGGGTCGTGACGTCACCGTGCAGGACGTGTTCGAGGCCGTCGGGCAGCATGCCGTCGGCAACATGTCCGATGAGGACCTGGAAGAACTTGAGCGCGTCGCCTGTCCGTCGGCGGGGTCCTGTGGCGGCCAGTTCACCGCCAACACCATGGCCTGCGTTTCCGAAGCCATCGGCCTCGCCCTGCCCTATTCGGCCGGCACGCCGGCACCGCTGGAGGCCCGCGACAAGTGGGCGGAACAATCCGGCGAGGCCGTCATGGAGCTGCTCTCCCGCAATATCCGCCCACGCGACATCGTCACCCGCAAGAGTCTCGAAAATGCTGCGCGCGTCGTCGCCTGTTCCGGCGGTTCGACCAACGGTGCCTTGCATCTGCCGGCCATCGCCCATGAGGCCGGCATCGATTTCGACCTGCACGAGGTCGCGCGGATCTTCCGCGAGACGCCCTATATTGCCGACCTGAAGCCGGCCGGCCAGTACGTGATGAAGGACCTCGCCGAAGCTGGAGGCGTGCCGCTCATCATGAAGGCGCTGTTCGATGGCGGCCTGCTGCATGGCGACTGCATCACCGTCACTGGCAAGACGATCGCTGAAAACCTCGAAAGCGTGAAATGGGATCCCGAACAGAAGGTGGTCCGTCCGGTATCGAATCCGATTACCACTTGGGGCGGCGTCGTGGGCCTCAGGGGCACGCTGGCACCGGAAGGAGCCATGGTGAAGGTCGCGGGCCTCAAGAGTCTCCAGTTCTCCGGTCCCGCTCGCGTGTTCGAATGCGAGGAAGACGCGATGGAGGCCGTGCAGGCTGGCAAGTACGAGGATGGCGAGGTCCTGGTGATCCGCAACGAAGGCCCGAAGGGCGGTCCGGGCATGCGCGAGATGCTGGGCGTGACGTCGGCCATCTATGGCCAGGGCAAGGGCGACAAGGTGGCGTTGATCACAGACGGCCGCTTCTCCGGTGCCACGCGTGGTTTCTGCATCGGCCATGTGGGTCCCGAAGCCGCCGTCGCGGGCCCGATTGGTCTCCTGCGCAACGGTGACATCATCGAGATCGACGCCGCGGCAGGTACGATCGATGTCAAATTGAGCGAAAGCGAGCTTGCCGAACGCGCCAAAGCCTGGAAACCGCGGGAGACCGGGTATCCCTCGGGTACCTTGTGGAAATATGCCCAGACCGTCGGTTCGGCGGAAAAGGGAGCTGTCACCCATCCGGGGGGTGCGGTCGAGACGAGGACCTACGCCGACATCTGA
- the speE gene encoding polyamine aminopropyltransferase, with protein MEWFTETLYPSWQQRLGIEAVLYQERTEHQDLVVFRSSAWGTVLALDGVVQTTTGDEWAYHEMLVHPSLIAHGRARSVCIVGGGDGGTLREVVKHESINRVVMAELDPGVIEFCKKHLPGLSNGSFDDPRLELRFGDAAVYMAMDDEKFDTIIVDSTDPHGPGAALFTQSFYEDCRRKLNDGGILITQCGVPSVQPDELGMTQHRQRAAGFGDVSFYLTCVPTYVGGMMALGWASDDTTRRKVRVDTLMGRPIPKGLRYYSPEVHVAAFAHPLWMEALANKT; from the coding sequence ATGGAGTGGTTTACCGAGACCTTGTATCCAAGCTGGCAGCAGCGCCTCGGGATCGAGGCGGTCCTCTATCAGGAGCGCACCGAACATCAGGATCTCGTTGTCTTTCGCAGTTCGGCCTGGGGCACGGTGCTGGCTCTCGACGGAGTGGTGCAGACGACCACCGGCGACGAGTGGGCCTATCACGAGATGCTGGTGCATCCCTCGTTGATCGCCCATGGCCGTGCGCGCAGCGTGTGTATCGTTGGTGGCGGAGATGGCGGAACCCTGCGCGAAGTGGTCAAGCACGAATCGATCAATCGCGTCGTCATGGCGGAACTCGATCCCGGTGTCATCGAGTTCTGCAAGAAGCATCTTCCCGGCCTTTCCAATGGTTCATTCGACGACCCGAGGCTCGAACTGCGTTTCGGCGACGCCGCGGTCTACATGGCGATGGACGACGAGAAGTTCGATACCATCATAGTCGATTCCACCGATCCGCACGGTCCGGGCGCAGCGCTGTTCACCCAGTCATTCTACGAGGATTGCCGACGCAAGCTGAACGATGGCGGCATCCTCATCACGCAATGCGGCGTGCCGTCGGTGCAGCCGGATGAACTCGGCATGACCCAACACCGCCAGCGCGCCGCCGGCTTCGGTGATGTCTCTTTCTATCTGACCTGCGTACCTACCTATGTGGGCGGCATGATGGCTCTGGGGTGGGCCTCGGACGATACGACCCGCCGCAAGGTGCGAGTCGACACGCTGATGGGCCGCCCGATCCCCAAGGGCCTGCGGTATTACAGTCCCGAGGTCCACGTGGCAGCTTTCGCGCATCCACTCTGGATGGAAGCC